In Paracoccaceae bacterium Fryx2, a single genomic region encodes these proteins:
- a CDS encoding IS66 family transposase, giving the protein MLDALKSLPDDPSELKGLVFQMGEHIKSQAYQIEKLKKELAAHRKARFGAKSESLDQLAFDLQEDTEIEAAAEAQKTASKDGADETTPAKRSHNRAPLPDHLERQEEILSPGNACGNCGGKLKQLGEDVTEELEYVPGHFVVKRIVRPRMTCTCCEAFAQAELPSRPITRGRPGPGLLAHVLVSKYCDHLPLYRQSGIYARDKVDLHRSTLTDWVGRSTALMEPLANHIGKLARAGPALFADDTPVKMQTKGKTKKTQTARLWSYVRDERPWQGQAPPCAWYQFSVDRKGEHPVSHLSGYKGVVHADGYTGFNGLFGDGKAREQACMVHVRRKFVEVFEREGSAIAEEAIKRIAALYAVEKEARYKPAEERVALRLEKAKPVFDNLEVWLQLQLPKISGKSSLAEAIRYALGRMPKARAYLENGQLELDNNICERSIRPVTLGRKNYLFMGSKGGGEAAAIAYTLIETARMNKVDPEAWLRWVLERVADHKMTRLEELMPWNWAAE; this is encoded by the coding sequence ATGCTGGACGCCCTCAAATCGCTACCTGATGACCCTTCAGAGCTGAAGGGATTGGTCTTCCAGATGGGTGAGCACATCAAGTCGCAGGCCTACCAGATCGAGAAGCTGAAGAAGGAACTGGCGGCACATCGGAAAGCCCGTTTCGGGGCCAAGTCCGAGAGTCTGGATCAGCTGGCTTTCGATCTGCAGGAAGACACCGAGATTGAAGCGGCCGCCGAGGCACAAAAGACAGCATCCAAAGATGGAGCGGATGAGACCACCCCAGCCAAGCGCTCTCACAATCGCGCTCCGCTGCCTGACCACCTTGAGCGCCAGGAAGAGATACTCTCGCCCGGCAACGCCTGCGGCAATTGCGGTGGTAAGCTCAAGCAACTCGGCGAAGATGTCACCGAAGAGTTGGAATACGTCCCCGGCCACTTCGTTGTGAAGCGGATCGTGCGCCCCCGCATGACCTGCACCTGCTGCGAGGCTTTCGCCCAGGCCGAGTTGCCTTCGCGCCCGATCACGCGCGGACGCCCCGGTCCTGGCCTGCTCGCCCATGTGCTGGTCAGCAAATATTGCGATCACCTGCCATTATATCGTCAGTCCGGGATCTATGCCCGGGACAAGGTTGATCTGCATCGTTCCACGCTGACCGATTGGGTGGGCCGTTCTACGGCGCTGATGGAACCCTTGGCCAACCACATCGGCAAACTGGCGCGGGCCGGACCAGCGCTGTTCGCCGATGACACGCCCGTTAAAATGCAAACCAAGGGCAAGACAAAAAAGACCCAAACCGCCCGGCTGTGGAGCTATGTGCGTGACGAACGCCCATGGCAGGGACAGGCACCGCCCTGCGCGTGGTATCAGTTCAGCGTGGATCGTAAGGGGGAACATCCGGTCAGCCATTTGTCTGGTTACAAAGGGGTCGTGCATGCGGACGGCTATACCGGCTTCAACGGTCTGTTCGGGGACGGCAAGGCCCGCGAGCAGGCCTGCATGGTTCATGTGCGCCGCAAATTTGTCGAGGTCTTTGAGCGCGAAGGCTCTGCCATTGCCGAGGAAGCGATCAAACGGATCGCTGCCCTTTATGCAGTGGAAAAAGAGGCGCGCTACAAGCCTGCTGAAGAGCGCGTTGCCCTGCGGCTGGAAAAGGCAAAGCCGGTCTTCGACAATCTCGAAGTCTGGCTGCAGCTGCAATTGCCCAAGATCTCCGGCAAATCGTCGCTGGCCGAGGCTATCCGCTATGCGCTCGGTCGCATGCCCAAGGCCCGGGCCTATCTTGAAAACGGCCAGCTCGAGCTGGACAACAACATCTGTGAGCGATCAATTCGGCCGGTGACTCTCGGCCGCAAAAACTATCTCTTCATGGGATCAAAGGGCGGCGGTGAAGCTGCGGCCATAGCCTACACGCTCATCGAAACCGCCCGCATGAACAAGGTAGATCCCGAAGCCTGGCTTCGCTGGGTTCTCGAGCGCGTTGCAGACCACAAGATGACCCGCCTCGAAGAACTCATGCCATGGAACTGGGCTGCCGAATAA
- the tnpB gene encoding IS66 family insertion sequence element accessory protein TnpB (TnpB, as the term is used for proteins encoded by IS66 family insertion elements, is considered an accessory protein, since TnpC, encoded by a neighboring gene, is a DDE family transposase.) has product MIPVPSNTRVWLAAGVTDMRRGFNTLAAQTERVLAEDPYSGHLFVFRGRRGDLLKIIWWDVQGACLFMKRLERGRFVWPAAKDGKVSVTAAQLAMLLEGIDWRMPRRTWRPLQVG; this is encoded by the coding sequence ATGATCCCGGTTCCGAGCAACACGCGGGTTTGGCTGGCCGCTGGCGTGACGGACATGCGGCGCGGGTTTAACACGCTGGCGGCGCAAACCGAGCGGGTGCTGGCCGAGGATCCATATTCGGGGCATCTGTTTGTCTTCCGTGGCCGCCGTGGTGATCTGCTGAAGATCATCTGGTGGGATGTGCAGGGAGCATGCCTGTTTATGAAGCGGCTTGAGCGGGGCCGGTTTGTCTGGCCTGCAGCGAAGGACGGCAAGGTGAGCGTGACCGCGGCACAGTTGGCGATGCTTCTGGAGGGGATAGATTGGCGCATGCCGCGTAGGACCTGGCGTCCGCTGCAGGTGGGGTAA
- a CDS encoding transposase — translation MAGKKGLKKRVWSDDEKRLICEQTLTPRVSVAQVARRYSMNANLIFKWLKDPRFAPPGSVPAPEDAALEGVFLPVEIAASPMEGVAATPSHRAAAGLGAAVSAQRVDITLSDGRRVLVEGPTALSAVLGLVQGLMA, via the coding sequence ATGGCGGGGAAGAAGGGTCTGAAGAAGCGGGTCTGGTCTGACGACGAGAAGCGGTTGATTTGTGAACAAACGCTGACGCCGCGTGTTTCGGTTGCACAGGTTGCGCGACGGTATTCGATGAATGCTAACCTGATTTTCAAATGGCTGAAGGATCCTCGATTTGCACCGCCGGGCAGCGTGCCAGCGCCTGAGGACGCAGCCCTTGAGGGTGTTTTTCTTCCGGTTGAGATTGCTGCATCCCCGATGGAGGGTGTTGCTGCAACACCGTCGCACAGGGCAGCGGCAGGTCTCGGCGCTGCGGTTTCAGCACAGCGCGTGGACATCACCCTGTCGGACGGTCGCCGGGTTCTTGTGGAAGGTCCAACGGCGCTGTCGGCAGTTCTGGGTCTTGTGCAGGGGCTGATGGCATGA